The stretch of DNA GTTCGTTTCATTTACAAAGTAACTTCAATTTAAGATCTGTAAATTGCGTGgacattttgtatttattgttatttatatacacatatttaattttttactaCATATATCAAATAAACATTACTTAAGAttgatattataattaaatataaatataaaaatgttaagtTAAATATATCAATGAACTCGTTTTGTGATAGTGCAAAAAAGTTAAACGAGGTGATATATTGAGAAATAGTATCATGTTGTAAATAGAAATATGTGTCTTTATAGAACTCGATGTAACTTAATTCccgaaatatttattaacgttaatctttgaaaagaaaagagaatagTTATACATTTATATGTGTACAATAATTCTAATATTATAGAATTAAAAGATAACTTTTGGAATGATTGTACTTATTGTACTGCTACAttatgtaatgtaatgtaaagtAAGCATttttcatatatgtatacatattaaAAGTCCTAGTTAGACGTGTATCATTTCTAACATAATTATTTGGACCACCGAGTCGCGAATGTACAATGATTAACCCAAAGTTATAAAATGATTCAGAGacaaaataaatacataaaatcTAGATGCATTTATACAGTGTaatctttctttaaaaaaaaaagcagatttattgaaagaaatGCTTAGAAAGAATTTGATTTTATGTAATAGGCAAAAcataattatacaataaaGTAGAATATGTAGTAATTAAATAACTCTCCAACAACccaagcaaaaaaaaaataataaaagttataTTTGCTACAAAgtaaattcattaatttttaaaacctAATTATTGTTTTGTTTACTTATGATGCAATGTGGTTGAATGTTTGATACTAATTTCATATCATATACTAAATATAATGAACTTGCACTTCAAAATTCTcaacatttattttctcttcatAGGCAGCTACACAAGTTCTTGATACTAATTgttctttcattctttttacACAATTCCACTGACAAAATTCcgaaaattctttaaatttaatGTGCAGTTCTTTCTTGCCTCCATCAGGACCAGCAATAAACTCACATTTAAGTTTTTTCTTTCTGCCTTGAATACAGCATTCCAAATACctgtagaaattaattttcttaataaagtaatactatatttttataaattataattacctATAATCTGTTGCATAATAATTGTTCAActcttcaattttaatatcacATTCTTGTCTTAACATACCAGTGATATATACATCATCTATCCAAAAGAAATTCTTAACTTTTTCACTTGCAGAAACTAACAGGTgtgcattttttaaattagttaTATAAAACCATCCAGAAAGAAAATCAGGATAAACATCTCCCGAGAAATCTTCTTTAGTTACAAACCATTTATTGTTCGATATTCTTACTGGTTTCATTTTCCTTAAAACATATCCAGATAgaacattttcatttattactCTTTTATGTAAAAATCTTAATACTTCAAAAATATTTAGCACAATATCATCGtcagattttattaaaaaggtAGCTTTACAATTCCTGGATGCCCATCTCAAGCCCATTAAATGCTTCAAAGTAAGATTTCTATAATCTTCTAAAAAGTTTCCTTGTAATAAATCATTGTGTATTTCTGATTCTTTGAAAATGTATGTCCATATATCTTTTTCTTTAGGTATTCCTAATAAAAAGACCCTCCTGATACCTAAACTTTTTAACATTTCATTTGGATATGAATGTCTCACAGCTATTCTTTGTAAAGAATTGTTTGCAGAAGATGTGACAATCCAAATGATAAAACTGGAGCCACACATTGGTTCTGTTATGAAtgttgaaacatttttatctGTGAAACTCTCATTGTATGTAgatttcaattctttttctgtattatttatgaaatctGTTTTTAGTATAGtataaaacaaaacaaacaTTGTACTAATGCTAAAGATTACAAAAATAACTCTTATTCCCATGTTTATAAAAccaaaattaaatgatttaaattaaaaatattatggcACTTTTACATCATATTCATACTTTTACCTTACATGGTAAATTGTTTTATCAACAATACTTCTATTAGCACTACATTCTGGATTtgtaacattttaataatacattGAGACAGTATTATATGGTAAAAAATGAATGGAATAATTTGTCATGTATAGAAAATAACCTTCTCCTGTCACCTATAGGTTGTCACTATCCCTCCTTCTCTCTCCCACTTTTCATATACCCACTGAAACTACttataatttattactaaAACAAAAGTTACAAGTGAAAAGGATACGAAACACAAATCTTTTATATcttttgaaatgtattttacaaacattcttatgatattgttgttgATAAATTACATTCTTAAAATGTTTGGTATAAAATAAGATGaat from Osmia bicornis bicornis chromosome 10, iOsmBic2.1, whole genome shotgun sequence encodes:
- the LOC114873842 gene encoding beta-1,3-galactosyltransferase 5, with the translated sequence MGIRVIFVIFSISTMFVLFYTILKTDFINNTEKELKSTYNESFTDKNVSTFITEPMCGSSFIIWIVTSSANNSLQRIAVRHSYPNEMLKSLGIRRVFLLGIPKEKDIWTYIFKESEIHNDLLQGNFLEDYRNLTLKHLMGLRWASRNCKATFLIKSDDDIVLNIFEVLRFLHKRVINENVLSGYVLRKMKPVRISNNKWFVTKEDFSGDVYPDFLSGWFYITNLKNAHLLVSASEKVKNFFWIDDVYITGMLRQECDIKIEELNNYYATDYRYLECCIQGRKKKLKCEFIAGPDGGKKELHIKFKEFSEFCQWNCVKRMKEQLVSRTCVAAYEEKINVENFEVQVHYI